One Capsicum annuum cultivar UCD-10X-F1 chromosome 2, UCD10Xv1.1, whole genome shotgun sequence genomic window carries:
- the LOC107859593 gene encoding lactoylglutathione lyase GLX1 has protein sequence MAEGSAPAVPSSEVLEWPKKDKRRFLHAVYRVGDLERTIKFYTECFGMKVLRKRDVPEEKYSNAFLGFGPEESHFVVELTYNYGVDKYDIGTGFGHFAIATPDVYKLVEKIKAKGGTVTREPGPVKGGSTVIAFVKDPDGYLFEILERESTPEPLCQVMLRVGDLERSIKFYEKALGMQVVKKVDRPEQKYTIAMMGYAPEKETIVLELTYNYGVTEYTKGNAYAQVAISTDDVYKSAEVVNLVTQELGGKITRQPGPIPGLNTKITSFLDPDGWKTVLVDYQDFLKELGSSK, from the exons ATGGCGGAAGGTAGTGCACCAGCAGTCCCAAGTAGTGAGGTGTTGGAGTGGCCAAAGAAAGATAAGCGCAGGTTCTTGCATGCTGTATATCGTGTTGGTGACCTTGAACGTACCATCAA GTTTTACACAGAATGTTTTGGGATGAAAGTGTTGAGGAAGAGAGATGTTCCTGAGGAGAAGTACTCTAATGCTTTTCTTGGTTTTGGACCCGAAGAGTCTCACTTTGTTGTGGAGTTGACATATA ATTACGGAGTTGATAAGTATGACATTGGAACCGGCTTTGGGCATTTTGCTATTGCCACACCAGAT GTTTACAAACTGGTTGAGAAAATAAAGGCTAAGGGTGGAACTGTCACAAGGGAGCCTGGTCCCGTCAAGGGTGGATCTACTGTTATTGCTTTTGTCAAAGATCCTGATGGCTACCTATTTGAAATCCTCGAGCGCGAATCTACTCCTGAACCACTTTGCCAAGTGATGCTTCGTGTCGGTGATCTTGAACGCTCTATCAAATTCTATGAAAAG GCACTTGGGATGCAAGTGGTGAAGAAAGTTGATAGACCAGAGCAGAAG TATACCATTGCTATGATGGGATATGCTCCAGAGAAAGAGACGATTGTTCTTGAGTTGACATACAACTATGGTGTAACCGAATACACAAAAGGAAATGCTTATGCACAG GTCGCAATAAGCACTGATGATGTCTACAAAAGCGCTGAGGTTGTCAATCTTGTTACCCAAGAGCTCGGAGGAAAGATAACTAGGCAGCCAGGACCAATTCCTGGACTCAACACCAAGATAACTTCTTTCCTGGACCCAGATGGCTGGAAAACA GTGCTGGTTGACTATCAGGATTTTCTGAAGGAGCTCGGATCATCAAAGTAA